Genomic segment of Paenibacillus sp. FSL R5-0912:
CTTCTTTGGCTTTGCCGTTACCTGCAGTAGCGGAAGCGGTGGCACCGGCAGCTGCAATAGCCGCTTTATGTTTATCATTGTTGCGGTACAAGAAGTAGTTCTGAATAATGGTGTACAGATTACTATAGAACCAGTACAGCGGAAGCGCGGACGGGAAGTTGTAGGACATGATGAAAATCAGAACCGGGTATACCATCATCATGAACTGCATTGGACCCTGCTGTTGTACCGGGTTCATTTTGGTCATCATACGAGTCTGAATGAATGTCGTAGCAGCGGCAAGAAGCGGCAAAATGAACAGGTGATCGGGCTTGCCGAGCTGTAGCCACAGGAAGTCATGCAATCTAAGATCCGGATTGTAATAGATCGAGTTGTACAGGGCGATGAAGATCGGCATCTGCACGATCAGCGGCAGACAGCCTGCCATCGGATTTACCTTGTTCTCCTGGAACAGGCGCATCGTTTCCTGCTGTACCTTTTCGGGCTCATCTTTATATTTTTTCTTAATCTTCTCAAGCTCCGGTTGGATGGCCTGCATCGCACGTGAACTCTTAACCTGTTTCATGGTAAGCGGCAAAATTAACGTACGCACAATGATAACCATTACAAGTACGGCTAATCCGTACTGGCCATTAAACCACTTCGCAAAAGTATCCAGTGCAATGGCGAAATAATAAACGACATTACTTTGCCAGAAGCCTCCATTTTTCAAATCCTCCGTAGTGTGCGTCACTGTTGCCGCAGACGGAGAGCATCCCGACAGAACAGCGATCATTAGAACCATTAACCCGAGGAGAAGAAACATTTTTCCTCGCTTAGTCTTCATTAGAGACACTTCAAAACCCCTCTCATAAACATTCCATTGCACCGTAAATCATAACATAATTATGGATACAAATAAACAAGCCCCTGTGTCCCTCTTACTTGTGCAAAGCCTTGAGCAGCTTGGCTTTGCGAAGCACATGCAGCACACTTTTCTCGAGCTCGCCGTAATCCTTGGAAAGCGCTCCTTTTCTTACGATGAACACGATGTCCAGACCCCCGATAATTTCCGGCTCATGGTGACGGACAATTTCCTTTACCAGCCGTCTCATCCGGTTGCGTACCACGGCGTTTCCAACCTTCTTGCTGACAGATATACCTACGCGGAAACGCTCCACCTCTTTTCTGGGAAACCAGTACACCACATATTGATGATTCGCAAATGACTTCCCATGGCGGTATACGCGGCTGAAGTCGGCACGGTTTCGTAATCGTAGACTTTTGTGCACGGGACTCTCCTATTCAAATACCGGATTTCGCGTAAGCTCCGGAATTTCATCTTCTAATTAGTATAGTCATTCAGGTGATGCCATAAACGGCATCCGTTTCAGCGGAAAGATAAGGCTCCTTAAGGATGCAAAGCGTATACATTTTTATCTTTCAAAAAAAGCCCCGCAGTAGCGCTATCTTCCTCTG
This window contains:
- a CDS encoding YidC/Oxa1 family membrane protein insertase, with translation MSLMKTKRGKMFLLLGLMVLMIAVLSGCSPSAATVTHTTEDLKNGGFWQSNVVYYFAIALDTFAKWFNGQYGLAVLVMVIIVRTLILPLTMKQVKSSRAMQAIQPELEKIKKKYKDEPEKVQQETMRLFQENKVNPMAGCLPLIVQMPIFIALYNSIYYNPDLRLHDFLWLQLGKPDHLFILPLLAAATTFIQTRMMTKMNPVQQQGPMQFMMMVYPVLIFIMSYNFPSALPLYWFYSNLYTIIQNYFLYRNNDKHKAAIAAAGATASATAGNGKAKEVNLTKSKNSNNNARKDVTPAAKGNSSKGKKGVKKSK
- the rnpA gene encoding ribonuclease P protein component, with the protein product MHKSLRLRNRADFSRVYRHGKSFANHQYVVYWFPRKEVERFRVGISVSKKVGNAVVRNRMRRLVKEIVRHHEPEIIGGLDIVFIVRKGALSKDYGELEKSVLHVLRKAKLLKALHK